The Sporomusa termitida genome has a window encoding:
- a CDS encoding filamentous hemagglutinin N-terminal domain-containing protein, producing MNRKWRREWGRQKKGQSAARSPTPGRSSLQTLAKIILPPVAAATLLLTAMLPAYANPTGGQITAGAGSISQSGNTTNISQTTNKLSIDWQSFNIGANETVNFLQPGASAIALNRVVGNNASSIYGKLNANGQVFLINTNGILFAPGSSVNVGGIVASTLNISDADFQKGKYDFTGNGGSVTNQGSITAGNGGYVALLGAQVSNQGVIVANQGTVALGAGSAATLDFHGDGLYSLAVTQAALDALAENHKLIQANGGQVFMTAKAASALAGSVLNNTGVIEAQSIGNANGIITLDGGSVGAVVNSGVLDASGKDAGQTGGTVKVLGNDLTLAAGTAIDVSGANGGGTVLLGGNEQGRGPEQNAAATTVANDVTINADAITAGDGGTIVVWSDGVTSFDGTASAKGGTSSGDGGFVETSGKRLKIGDNALITTAAANGKTGTWLLDPDGFTISAVGGDITGAELGSQLGSNNVTIASTSGRGYDGSINVNDTVNWSADTTLSLNATSKINVNAPITGSGASSGLALNAMLDININSPSSLQVNTLTANAAGNINFNAPQRWTNGGAWSFTGNNINVNDTVNWSAGILTLNAGKFVNLNAVMTAADQGSLAMNYNDDIDTSADADGNPTSKYGTLLGGLSPLFNKETGTYAGRIDFSGNTAGNPLTINGNQYTLITSIASPTLADGAANPHDISVINKNGGRGFYALAANLIAPDTDLTAYLSNNGAASYLITSISAGSVLEGLGNNIANLSLKNSSNTVAVSMIKNNYGTVRDLSLTNINFIGRRGATIFDSNDGRIINVAASGSLTISNPYNELATIIGGLVGGNSGLISGAYAKVDITAHSASNIGGLVGINYGVIQNSLAEGAVTLYADDYLWGSSAIGGFAGLNNGGSIFNSGATGNVTVGTDVNNGLAAVSGVGGFVGQNGYTFDAVIKPGYIDNSYATGNVSVSGGRVSNIGGFVGTSPATGSITNSASFGSVPAASSAVNSITNVGSFAGYLADTTVMAGNTYNPATSHSPNGVGSGNPSGLTSTTNTEPSSTQGPLSSNAQQAQQAAEARSEAKNLTDQAAAQQTTAGTYAAKDQAIAIAQASISEQSGQTEGNTLNPAEDRSEPDNLWQVSDDSSSYSADITAVQADGVEYQLEDAEYNDEDDDAKG from the coding sequence ATGAACCGAAAATGGCGACGCGAGTGGGGCCGTCAGAAAAAAGGGCAATCAGCAGCCCGGTCACCAACCCCGGGCCGGAGTTCGCTGCAAACCCTGGCCAAGATCATACTGCCGCCGGTGGCGGCAGCCACCCTGCTGCTGACAGCTATGCTGCCGGCCTATGCCAACCCGACCGGAGGCCAGATTACCGCCGGGGCCGGCAGCATCAGCCAAAGCGGCAACACCACCAATATCAGCCAGACTACCAACAAACTGAGCATCGACTGGCAGAGCTTCAACATCGGCGCCAACGAGACGGTCAACTTTCTGCAGCCCGGGGCAAGTGCTATCGCTTTGAACCGGGTGGTGGGCAATAACGCCTCCAGCATCTACGGCAAGCTGAACGCCAATGGCCAAGTGTTTTTGATTAATACCAACGGGATTTTATTCGCGCCCGGCTCGTCGGTAAATGTAGGCGGGATTGTGGCTTCAACGTTAAATATTTCCGACGCCGATTTTCAAAAAGGAAAGTATGATTTTACCGGAAATGGCGGTTCGGTCACTAACCAGGGCTCGATTACGGCCGGTAACGGCGGCTATGTAGCGCTTTTAGGCGCCCAGGTTTCCAACCAAGGGGTAATCGTCGCCAACCAGGGCACGGTTGCGCTGGGGGCCGGCAGTGCCGCCACCCTTGACTTTCACGGCGACGGACTGTATAGCCTGGCCGTAACGCAAGCAGCCCTGGATGCCCTGGCCGAGAATCACAAGCTTATTCAGGCCAACGGCGGACAGGTGTTTATGACCGCCAAAGCAGCCAGCGCCCTGGCCGGCTCAGTACTCAACAACACCGGCGTAATTGAGGCGCAAAGCATTGGCAATGCCAACGGGATCATCACGCTTGACGGCGGCAGCGTCGGCGCGGTTGTCAACAGCGGCGTGCTGGACGCTTCCGGCAAAGACGCCGGGCAAACCGGCGGCACGGTCAAGGTTTTGGGCAATGACCTCACCCTGGCGGCCGGAACGGCTATCGACGTGTCCGGCGCTAACGGCGGCGGTACGGTTCTCCTCGGCGGCAACGAGCAGGGCCGGGGCCCGGAACAAAATGCCGCCGCTACTACGGTCGCCAACGACGTCACCATTAACGCCGACGCCATCACCGCAGGCGATGGCGGCACAATCGTAGTCTGGTCCGACGGCGTCACTTCCTTTGACGGGACAGCCAGCGCCAAAGGCGGCACAAGCAGCGGCGACGGCGGCTTCGTTGAGACCAGCGGCAAAAGACTGAAGATTGGCGACAACGCCCTCATCACCACCGCGGCTGCTAACGGGAAAACAGGCACCTGGCTGCTTGACCCGGACGGCTTCACCATCTCGGCGGTAGGCGGCGACATTACCGGCGCTGAGCTCGGCAGCCAACTCGGCTCCAACAATGTGACGATTGCCTCAACCAGTGGCAGGGGCTACGACGGCAGCATCAACGTCAACGATACAGTGAACTGGTCGGCCGACACAACTTTGAGCCTCAACGCCACCAGCAAGATCAATGTCAACGCGCCGATTACCGGCAGCGGCGCCTCCTCCGGGCTAGCGCTGAACGCGATGCTGGACATCAACATCAACTCGCCCTCGTCCCTGCAGGTGAATACGCTCACCGCCAATGCCGCCGGCAATATCAATTTCAACGCGCCGCAACGCTGGACTAACGGCGGGGCGTGGTCGTTCACAGGCAATAACATCAACGTTAACGATACGGTCAACTGGTCGGCCGGTATCCTGACGCTCAACGCCGGCAAATTCGTCAACCTCAACGCCGTAATGACCGCCGCCGACCAAGGAAGTCTCGCCATGAACTACAATGACGACATTGATACGAGTGCGGACGCCGATGGCAATCCGACTTCCAAATACGGAACGCTCCTGGGCGGGCTTAGCCCCCTCTTCAACAAAGAGACAGGGACCTACGCCGGCCGGATTGATTTCAGCGGCAATACCGCCGGCAATCCTCTGACCATCAACGGCAATCAATACACGCTCATCACCAGCATCGCTTCCCCGACCCTGGCCGACGGCGCGGCCAACCCTCACGATATAAGCGTCATCAACAAGAACGGCGGCCGTGGGTTCTATGCGCTGGCGGCAAACCTGATTGCCCCGGACACGGATTTAACCGCTTATCTAAGCAACAACGGTGCAGCATCTTATCTGATAACCAGCATCTCTGCTGGCTCCGTCTTGGAGGGGCTGGGGAACAATATCGCCAATCTGAGCTTAAAAAACAGCAGCAATACTGTGGCTGTTTCCATGATAAAGAATAATTACGGCACTGTCCGCGACCTCAGCCTGACGAATATAAATTTCATCGGCAGGAGGGGCGCCACCATCTTCGATAGTAACGATGGCAGAATCATCAATGTAGCGGCAAGCGGCAGCCTGACCATTTCCAACCCTTATAACGAATTGGCCACTATAATCGGCGGTCTGGTCGGCGGCAACTCTGGCCTCATCTCCGGCGCTTACGCCAAGGTGGACATAACTGCGCATTCTGCGTCTAATATCGGCGGCCTGGTCGGGATTAATTATGGCGTCATCCAAAACTCCCTGGCCGAAGGGGCGGTAACGCTATATGCCGACGATTATCTTTGGGGCTCTTCGGCAATAGGCGGATTCGCCGGACTAAATAACGGCGGCTCCATCTTCAACTCCGGAGCCACAGGGAACGTGACCGTGGGGACGGATGTCAACAACGGATTGGCCGCCGTTTCCGGCGTGGGCGGGTTTGTCGGACAAAATGGATATACCTTTGATGCCGTGATAAAACCCGGCTACATTGACAATTCCTACGCGACCGGCAACGTGTCCGTCAGTGGGGGGAGAGTCAGTAACATCGGCGGCTTTGTTGGAACATCCCCAGCTACCGGCAGCATCACCAATTCCGCCTCCTTCGGCTCGGTGCCGGCCGCAAGCAGCGCAGTCAACAGCATCACTAACGTCGGCAGCTTCGCGGGGTATCTTGCCGATACCACCGTCATGGCAGGTAATACTTACAACCCCGCGACTTCGCACAGTCCCAACGGCGTCGGCAGCGGCAACCCGAGCGGTCTGACCAGCACTACCAATACAGAGCCGTCGTCCACGCAGGGGCCGTTGTCATCGAACGCCCAACAAGCGCAGCAGGCCGCCGAGGCGCGGTCTGAAGCTAAAAATCTGACCGACCAAGCCGCGGCGCAACAAACGACTGCCGGCACGTACGCTGCGAAAGACCAAGCAATCGCGATAGCGCAGGCCAGCATCAGCGAGCAGTCCGGCCAAACTGAGGGCAATACGTTGAACCCTGCAGAGGATCGGTCGGAACCGGACAACCTGTGGCAAGTGTCGGACGACTCAAGCAGTTATTCGGCCGACATCACAGCCGTGCAGGCGGATGGAGTCGAATATCAGTTGGAAGACGCCGAATATAACGATGAGGACGACGACGCCAAAGGTTAA
- the exbB gene encoding TonB-system energizer ExbB, producing the protein MNGEINMHEQVLTNVIDYGIIGILLVLSIAVVAISLERYVFYRNLNITDFQDIKYLELILTRRLFLVASVGANAPYLGLLGTVLGIMLTFHNMGSDASAIDTGKIMTGLALALKATAVGLVVALLAVVLYNALLRKVRVLMLEWEIANGRKAV; encoded by the coding sequence ATGAATGGAGAAATCAATATGCATGAACAGGTGCTGACTAATGTAATTGATTACGGTATTATCGGGATTTTACTGGTTCTGAGTATAGCCGTGGTGGCCATATCGCTGGAACGCTACGTTTTTTACCGGAATCTGAACATTACGGATTTTCAGGATATCAAATATTTAGAGCTGATACTAACCCGGAGACTGTTCCTCGTCGCTTCGGTAGGGGCGAATGCTCCCTATCTGGGGCTGCTGGGCACCGTACTGGGCATTATGCTGACCTTCCACAACATGGGCTCAGATGCCAGCGCTATCGACACTGGCAAGATTATGACCGGACTGGCCCTGGCGCTGAAAGCAACCGCAGTAGGGCTGGTAGTGGCGCTTTTGGCGGTCGTGCTGTACAATGCGCTTTTGCGGAAAGTCAGGGTACTAATGCTGGAATGGGAGATTGCCAATGGACGAAAAGCCGTTTGA
- a CDS encoding ExbD/TolR family protein, protein MDEKPFENMNVIPFVDIMLVLLTIVLVTSSFIASGRIPVNLPQASQSVAQADQAVAIEIEKTGTIYFDGKAVTLDSLKANLQPLGRETSFVIRADKDVTLQYFIDVVDLLKQMSFQKVAVQTKGHG, encoded by the coding sequence ATGGACGAAAAGCCGTTTGAAAATATGAATGTTATCCCCTTCGTGGACATCATGCTGGTGCTGTTGACCATCGTCCTGGTTACCTCCAGCTTTATTGCCAGCGGCAGAATCCCGGTCAATCTGCCGCAGGCTTCCCAAAGTGTTGCGCAGGCGGATCAGGCTGTAGCCATAGAGATCGAAAAGACCGGAACCATTTATTTCGATGGGAAAGCAGTCACGCTGGACTCCCTCAAGGCGAACCTCCAGCCGTTGGGCCGGGAAACCAGTTTCGTCATCCGGGCGGATAAGGACGTCACCCTGCAATATTTTATTGATGTGGTCGACCTTTTGAAACAAATGAGTTTTCAGAAGGTCGCGGTGCAGACTAAGGGCCACGGTTAA
- a CDS encoding energy transducer TonB — MGKLNLFHWLAISLLLHVSLISPLFLTTLHAAQQNRAERLRLELFGMVANRQLEERHESVAEPQQVSKVLPAPTPAPANYQTVKSPVLVEKVEEAPFKPVLAALHTADAATEQKQQTIRPVTEDSLQQYMARVTRKVRGHLTYPQEARGNGMKGTTTIAFTITSSGDIKGNSLRVQKSSGYAVLDSSALASAQVSAPFEEPPKEISIAIAVSFNIE, encoded by the coding sequence TTGGGAAAACTTAATCTTTTCCACTGGCTCGCAATTTCTTTACTGCTGCATGTAAGCTTGATTTCGCCGCTGTTTTTGACCACCCTGCACGCGGCGCAGCAAAACAGAGCGGAACGGCTCAGGCTTGAGCTTTTTGGGATGGTTGCCAACCGTCAGCTGGAAGAGAGACACGAGAGCGTGGCAGAGCCGCAGCAAGTGAGCAAGGTCCTGCCCGCGCCGACGCCGGCGCCGGCTAACTATCAAACCGTAAAAAGTCCGGTGCTGGTAGAAAAAGTGGAAGAGGCGCCTTTCAAACCGGTTTTGGCTGCTCTCCATACGGCGGACGCGGCAACCGAGCAAAAACAACAAACCATCAGGCCTGTGACGGAAGACAGTCTCCAGCAGTACATGGCCAGGGTAACAAGAAAGGTCCGGGGACATCTGACGTATCCCCAAGAAGCCAGGGGAAACGGGATGAAAGGCACTACGACGATCGCCTTTACCATTACTTCATCAGGTGACATTAAAGGAAATTCTTTAAGGGTGCAAAAAAGCAGCGGCTATGCAGTCTTAGACTCCAGCGCCTTAGCGTCGGCTCAGGTCAGCGCGCCGTTTGAAGAACCTCCCAAAGAAATTAGTATCGCGATTGCCGTATCATTTAATATCGAATAA
- a CDS encoding AIDA repeat-containing protein, with the protein MSKKIKKQPHKQNRQKNLAVAMALVNAFNSVVPIALTAASPAAALPVPRQGEMGRNLVTSFNGTGQLLNRLFFSTAYAQTINAGETKDVEPANNNTPASGDVVNSGGIQNVNSGGSASGTTVSGGGTQNVNSGGSASGTYVSGAYTNYAAQYGIQNVNSGGSATDAIITRYGTQNINSGGSASGTTVDGYSATQNVNNGGSAVNTVLNNSGTMNVSSGGVAVDTTIYVSGRQNVSSGGSAVNTVINNGGGQTVFNGGTASATTVNMGGIQTVSSGGSAVDTVVNGGSLGLSSGGSVSSATVSSGVLALVGNAQALDTTLNAGYVLRATTSATLTTTDPNVYISSGVAQNLTLNGGNLTVYNNHSAGNTTLNGGAIYVNSGGAAGNTSINSGTLTVSSGGAASNTTVNGGTMFVSGAASHTTVNSGGTMRVFSSGGAASSATIASGGSLDLLGNASALDTTLNDGSILSATTSATLTTTDPNVYISGGAARNLTLNSGGTLTVLTGHTAGSTTINNSGTLTVSSGGSASSTTVASGGRLTLVGNASARDTTLNDGYILSATTGATLTTIDPNVYISGGTARNLTLNSGGALTVNNTHSAVNTTVASGGRLTLASGASATETTLNAGYVLSGTTGATLTTTDPNVYISGGTARNLTLNSGGALTVLAGDTANSTTVASGGRLTLASGASATETTLNAGYALSGTTGATLTTTDQNVYIDNGVAHGLTLNRSGALDVLTGHTAVNTTINSSGTMRVSSGGSAVDTVVNAGGLHYVSSGGSASNTVVNGGGQYVYNGASVSGTTVNSGTMAVSSGASAGATTVNSGTMNVYNGGIVSETTVNGGTVNVSSGASASATTVNGGTMNVSSGASASATTVNGGTMTVSNGASASATTLNSGTMTVYGGATASNTTVNNGATLVIPNVGAKIVSARVLDTTLNDGYILSVNIITNVTLTTTDPNVYISGGVAHGLTLNSGGSLTLSDYDTARNTTVNNGGTMTVLSRGSAVDTAVNGGGTMTVDGGAAASSVIVASGGRLTLASGASALATTLNDGYILSGTTGATLTTTDPNVYISGGTARNLILNSGGGLTVLAGDTANATTVFAGGLLNISAGGSATDTILKEGYILQATTGATLEIIDENTGSAGSAGISGGIARNFTLNSGSILTALNLDGHSAINTTVNAGGAQYVYGSASSATVNSDGTEVVFAGGSADHTTVNAYGVQQVFGNANGATLNGGIQYVNSGGNTDHNIVNSAGIQYVLGSGAASGTTVNSDGTQYVNSGGSAGGAIINSGGAQYISSGGSADAATVNSGGNQTVYSGGSAGGTVVNGGVQMVSAGAGVTDTTADSGGRIILIGNGAALSGQTMLDDATVQLRGLGSYTIDQAEVMNGGTFNLTGNTVASLQNGAALDKTVGHSLTINNLSGAASFIINTDLANNQADRIAITSGTAQHTLQVAYDPLYGTGSSLNGVAASFAHVADGTTFTAVSTEYGAYRYTPTLEADAQGTNWSITGLTQTGSSETAYTASGAAAGNLMLWRWENNSLNSRMGEFRNEDVNPGDWFRIYKGEHEMIGLEGRRATQKYTSFQYGHDKAVQMSGRTWRAGYTVGFTDANSTFSRGEGDSTSLSIGAYAAWLGDKGHYLDLVVKQGRLRTSYDSYLNNSAQTKVSGSYHNWGTSASAEYGYRKALTGGWYVEPQAEVILGRISSANYTASDGTNVNHNAMNSVIGRLGLAAGRSFGNSSLYAKASIFRELSAKSRVTMSTGNMGAVTLEQDLKQNWLEFALGLTGQLKDNTNSYMEISRTTGDKVKTPWRVNLGVRWGF; encoded by the coding sequence GTGTCAAAAAAAATCAAAAAACAACCGCACAAGCAAAACCGGCAAAAAAACCTGGCGGTGGCTATGGCATTGGTCAACGCCTTCAACAGCGTCGTGCCAATCGCTTTAACGGCGGCGTCGCCGGCCGCCGCCCTGCCTGTGCCCCGGCAGGGCGAAATGGGCCGGAACCTGGTCACCAGCTTCAACGGCACCGGCCAGTTGCTGAATCGCTTGTTCTTTAGCACCGCCTATGCGCAAACGATTAACGCCGGGGAAACGAAAGATGTAGAACCGGCCAACAATAATACTCCGGCCAGCGGGGACGTTGTCAACAGCGGCGGCATTCAGAATGTCAACAGCGGCGGCAGCGCGTCCGGTACCACCGTCAGCGGCGGCGGCACGCAGAATGTCAACAGCGGCGGCAGCGCATCCGGTACCTACGTCAGCGGCGCTTATACTAACTACGCCGCCCAATATGGCATCCAAAATGTCAACAGCGGCGGCAGCGCGACCGATGCCATCATAACGCGGTACGGCACGCAGAATATCAACAGCGGCGGCAGCGCGTCCGGTACCACCGTCGACGGTTACAGCGCCACCCAAAATGTCAACAACGGCGGCAGCGCGGTCAATACCGTCCTTAACAACAGCGGTACTATGAATGTGTCCAGCGGCGGCGTTGCCGTCGATACTACCATCTACGTCAGCGGCAGGCAGAATGTGAGCAGCGGCGGCAGCGCGGTCAATACCGTCATTAACAACGGAGGCGGTCAGACTGTGTTCAACGGCGGGACCGCCAGCGCCACGACCGTCAACATGGGCGGTATTCAGACTGTGTCCAGCGGCGGCAGCGCCGTCGATACCGTCGTCAATGGCGGCAGTTTGGGTTTGAGCAGCGGCGGCAGCGTCAGCTCTGCCACAGTATCTTCCGGCGTACTTGCCCTTGTCGGCAACGCCCAAGCCCTTGATACAACGCTGAACGCGGGCTATGTGCTACGCGCCACTACCAGCGCCACACTGACGACAACCGATCCGAATGTCTATATCAGCAGCGGCGTCGCCCAGAACCTTACTTTAAACGGCGGCAATCTGACGGTGTACAACAACCACAGCGCCGGCAACACGACCCTCAACGGCGGCGCGATATATGTGAACAGCGGCGGGGCCGCCGGCAACACTAGTATCAACAGCGGCACTTTGACTGTGTCCAGCGGCGGGGCCGCCAGTAATACGACCGTCAACGGCGGCACTATGTTTGTGTCCGGGGCCGCCAGCCATACGACCGTCAACAGCGGCGGTACGATGCGTGTGTTCAGCAGCGGCGGCGCCGCCAGCTCTGCCACCATAGCTTCCGGCGGCAGCCTTGACCTGCTTGGCAACGCCAGCGCCCTTGATACAACGCTGAATGACGGCTCTATTCTGAGCGCCACTACCAGTGCCACGCTGACGACAACCGATCCGAATGTCTATATCAGCGGCGGCGCCGCCCGGAACCTTACATTAAACAGCGGCGGCACTCTGACTGTTCTAACCGGCCACACCGCCGGCAGTACAACCATCAACAACAGCGGCACTCTGACTGTGAGCAGCGGCGGCAGTGCCAGCTCTACCACAGTAGCTTCCGGTGGCAGGCTTACCCTTGTTGGCAACGCCAGCGCCCGTGATACAACCCTGAATGACGGCTATATTCTGAGCGCCACTACCGGCGCCACGCTGACGACAATCGATCCGAATGTCTATATCAGCGGCGGCACCGCCCGGAACCTTACGCTAAACAGCGGCGGCGCGCTGACTGTCAACAACACCCACAGCGCGGTTAACACCACAGTAGCTTCCGGCGGCAGGCTTACCCTTGCCAGCGGCGCCAGCGCCACTGAGACCACCCTGAACGCGGGCTATGTACTAAGCGGCACTACCGGCGCCACGCTGACGACAACCGATCCGAATGTCTATATCAGCGGCGGCACCGCCCGGAACCTTACTTTAAACAGCGGCGGCGCTCTGACTGTTCTGGCCGGCGACACCGCCAACTCCACCACAGTAGCTTCCGGCGGCAGGCTTACCCTTGCCAGCGGCGCCAGCGCCACTGAGACCACCCTGAACGCGGGCTATGCGCTAAGCGGCACTACCGGCGCCACGCTGACGACAACCGACCAGAATGTTTATATTGACAATGGCGTTGCCCACGGCCTTACTTTAAACCGCAGCGGCGCTCTGGATGTTCTAACCGGCCACACCGCCGTCAATACAACCATCAACAGCAGCGGTACGATGCGTGTATCCAGCGGCGGCTCCGCCGTTGATACCGTCGTCAATGCCGGCGGTCTTCACTATGTGTCGAGCGGCGGCAGCGCCAGCAATACCGTCGTCAATGGCGGCGGTCAGTATGTATACAACGGCGCCAGCGTCAGCGGTACGACCGTCAACAGCGGTACTATGGCTGTATCCAGCGGCGCCAGCGCCGGCGCTACGACCGTCAACAGCGGTACTATGAATGTATACAACGGCGGCATCGTCAGCGAAACAACCGTCAACGGCGGTACTGTGAATGTGTCCAGCGGCGCCAGCGCCAGCGCTACGACCGTTAACGGCGGTACTATGAATGTGTCCAGCGGCGCCAGCGCCAGCGCTACGACCGTTAATGGCGGTACTATGACTGTGTCCAACGGCGCCAGCGCCAGCGCTACGACCCTCAACAGCGGTACTATGACTGTGTACGGGGGCGCCACCGCCAGCAATACGACTGTCAACAACGGCGCTACACTTGTTATTCCTAACGTCGGTGCCAAAATCGTCAGTGCCAGAGTCCTTGACACAACCCTGAATGACGGCTATATTTTGAGCGTCAATATCATTACCAACGTCACACTGACGACGACCGATCCGAATGTCTATATCAGCGGCGGCGTCGCCCACGGCCTTACTTTAAACAGCGGCGGCAGCCTGACTTTGTCCGACTACGATACCGCCCGCAATACGACCGTCAACAACGGTGGTACTATGACTGTGCTCAGCCGCGGCAGCGCCGTCGATACCGCCGTCAATGGCGGCGGTACCATGACTGTGGACGGCGGCGCCGCCGCCAGCTCTGTCATCGTAGCTTCCGGCGGCAGGCTTACCCTTGCCAGCGGCGCCAGCGCCCTTGCTACAACGCTGAATGACGGCTATATCCTGAGCGGCACCACCGGCGCCACGCTGACGACGACCGACCCGAATGTCTATATCAGCGGCGGCACCGCCCGGAACCTTATTTTAAACAGCGGCGGCGGTCTGACTGTTCTGGCCGGCGACACCGCCAACGCCACGACAGTATTTGCCGGCGGCCTGCTTAATATTTCCGCCGGCGGCAGCGCCACCGATACCATCCTGAAAGAAGGCTATATTCTGCAAGCCACTACGGGCGCCACCCTGGAAATAATTGACGAGAACACCGGCAGCGCCGGCAGCGCCGGTATCAGCGGCGGCATCGCCCGGAACTTTACTTTAAACAGCGGCAGTATTCTGACTGCTCTAAACCTGGACGGCCATAGCGCAATCAATACCACCGTCAACGCGGGCGGCGCTCAGTATGTGTACGGCAGCGCCAGTTCCGCGACCGTCAACAGCGACGGGACGGAGGTTGTGTTCGCCGGCGGCAGCGCCGATCATACCACAGTGAATGCCTACGGTGTTCAGCAGGTGTTCGGCAACGCCAACGGCGCGACCCTCAACGGCGGTATTCAGTATGTGAACAGCGGCGGCAATACCGATCATAACATTGTCAACAGCGCGGGTATTCAGTATGTGCTCGGCAGCGGCGCCGCCAGCGGCACCACTGTCAACAGTGACGGCACTCAGTATGTGAACAGCGGCGGCAGCGCCGGCGGCGCCATTATCAACAGTGGCGGGGCGCAGTATATATCTAGCGGCGGCAGCGCCGACGCTGCCACTGTCAACAGCGGCGGCAATCAGACGGTATACAGCGGCGGCAGCGCCGGCGGGACGGTCGTCAACGGCGGCGTTCAGATGGTGAGCGCCGGTGCCGGCGTGACCGATACGACGGCCGATAGCGGCGGCAGAATCATCCTGATAGGAAACGGCGCGGCTCTTTCCGGCCAAACCATGCTGGATGACGCTACCGTCCAGCTGCGGGGCCTCGGCAGTTATACCATCGACCAAGCGGAGGTTATGAACGGCGGCACCTTCAATCTCACAGGCAATACCGTTGCCAGCCTGCAGAACGGCGCTGCCCTTGATAAAACGGTCGGGCACAGCCTGACCATCAACAATCTTTCCGGCGCGGCCAGCTTTATCATTAATACCGACCTGGCCAACAACCAGGCCGACCGGATTGCCATTACCAGCGGCACGGCCCAGCACACCCTGCAGGTAGCCTACGACCCGCTCTATGGCACCGGCAGCAGCCTCAACGGCGTTGCCGCCTCCTTTGCCCACGTGGCGGATGGGACAACCTTTACAGCAGTTTCCACCGAATACGGCGCTTACCGTTATACGCCCACGCTCGAAGCCGACGCGCAGGGTACCAACTGGTCAATCACCGGACTGACCCAAACCGGCTCCAGTGAAACAGCGTACACCGCCTCCGGCGCGGCAGCCGGCAATCTCATGCTCTGGCGGTGGGAAAACAACAGTCTGAACAGCCGCATGGGCGAGTTCAGAAACGAAGACGTCAACCCTGGCGACTGGTTCCGTATCTATAAAGGCGAACATGAAATGATCGGCCTGGAAGGCCGCCGCGCCACCCAGAAATACACCAGTTTCCAGTATGGTCATGACAAGGCCGTCCAAATGAGCGGGCGCACCTGGCGCGCCGGCTACACCGTAGGGTTTACTGACGCCAACAGCACCTTCTCCCGTGGCGAAGGCGACTCTACCAGCCTGAGTATAGGCGCTTACGCCGCTTGGCTGGGCGACAAGGGGCATTACCTCGACCTGGTTGTCAAACAAGGACGTCTGCGTACCAGCTATGACAGCTACCTCAACAATTCCGCGCAGACCAAAGTCAGCGGCAGCTACCATAACTGGGGTACCAGCGCGTCGGCTGAATACGGCTACCGCAAAGCGCTGACCGGCGGCTGGTATGTCGAACCGCAGGCCGAGGTTATACTCGGGCGCATCAGTTCGGCCAACTATACGGCCAGCGACGGCACCAACGTCAACCACAACGCCATGAACTCCGTCATTGGCCGCCTGGGTCTGGCGGCAGGCAGAAGTTTTGGCAATAGCAGTTTATATGCCAAAGCCTCGATTTTCCGGGAATTAAGCGCCAAATCCAGGGTTACCATGTCGACCGGCAATATGGGCGCGGTCACATTGGAGCAAGATCTGAAACAAAATTGGCTGGAGTTTGCCTTGGGACTGACCGGGCAGTTGAAAGACAATACCAATAGCTATATGGAAATAAGCCGCACTACCGGCGATAAAGTGAAAACCCCCTGGCGGGTTAATCTGGGAGTCAGATGGGGTTTTTAG